The Triticum aestivum cultivar Chinese Spring chromosome 7B, IWGSC CS RefSeq v2.1, whole genome shotgun sequence genome window below encodes:
- the LOC123155594 gene encoding chaperone protein dnaJ 8, chloroplastic-like, with translation MATGGGVVLNLRVPSASVAPARRCGTASSSVRCGSARGAAPARHTGGALEEDHYRTLRLAPGATRGEVKRAFHRLALQYHPDVVQDGHQDDGVDFERINAAYQRVMSNMREAEARLEYWRRRYGLADEDLDRYRHYLNEEDEDDWFADL, from the exons ATGGCCACCGGAGGCGGAGTAGTGCTCAACCTGCGCGTCCCGTCGGCTTCAGTGGCGCCGGCGCGGCGGTGTGGGACGGCGTCGTCGTCGGTGAGATGCGGGAGCgcgcgcggggcggcgccggcgaggcataCGGGCGGGGCGCTGGAGGAGGACCACTACCGGACGCTGAGGCTGGCGCCGGGGGCCACCAGGGGCGAGGTCAAGAGGGCCTTCCAccgcc TCGCGCTGCAGTACCACCCGGACGTCGTGCAGGACGGCCACCAAGACGACGGCGTGGACTTCGAGCGGATCAACGCGGCGTACCAGAGGGTGATGAGCAACATGCGGGAGGCGGAGGCGAGGCTCGAGTACTGGCGCCGCCGCTACGGCCTCGCGGACGAGGACCTCGACCGCTACCGCCACTACCTcaacgaggaggacgaggacgactgGTTCGCCGACCTCTGA